TTGTATGCTTAGTTAAGGTGCTTTAAAGGTAGTTTTGCCTCTTTAAAGGTAGTTTTGCCTCTTTCAGTGCAAGTTTTCCTTGGCCGTGCTTTCCGCGTTGTGTTCGCTTTGTGTTAAGGATTCTAATCATTCCTAGAATGACCGTGTGACCAGTTATCTCGTGTCATTGAGCAGTGATTTGGAATCGCCTTTTCGGAGAATTTTTGAAAGACTCCTATTTACCCCGCTGTCATCGCCCGTTTGGTCCCACATTGGGGCATTCAAACCAACTGCCTGCAAAAAGATAGCAAACGAGGACCAGAGATAAGAAAAGGAAATATTCGGTTCTTCAGTTTTGTTTTAGGTTACCCAATCGGACTAAAATCAATTTTCAAAGacaaaataaagattttttttctggTCCCTTCAATGCACTACATGGCTCGCTCTGAAACTCTGATATGCCAGAGACGTGACTACAAGTAACACATGAGTTTTCGAGCTACTTTTGTATACTAATTTTCTGAGAACATTTTTCATAATCCTTTATAGAAAGCAAATGTTAGTGCATGACAAGAGAAGCTGGAAACACCAGATCGGCATGAGGCACCAACTAAACTTAGACAGAACACCACTGACATTCTGAACAGTAAAAGCATCTTACATACTAGAGCAACCAAAACAGAATATTTGGAGAATATCCATCATCAGAAAGAACAAAACGAAACTACTTTCATCAAGACCTTGCCTCTTCGGTTCAGGTTCAGGACGTAACTTCAAATAAACAACATCTAGTTTACCTTTTTTTATCTATTCGAGTGGAAATATAAAAGTTTAGAACCATATGTTCAACACTGAATACTGATATCCTGATTAAACATATTCTGTTCTATTTCTCATAAATAAGATCATAGGCCAAAGTTGTACTTTTGTACCATTATACATATGCCTTTTGCCCAAGTATGATGAAGCTTTGCATTCTTGGAGCTGAACAAGTTTCTTTTTTCTTATCAAATTTGACTGGACTTAACACGGTAAAATGTGATTGCAGAAAGGGAAATATCTTTTTTTCTGCTACTTTTCAAAACCAACTCTCGGCATCCTGTTCTGCATATCAATCCTTTTGCTTCTGGGACATTGAAGCAAACATACACATACAAGAACTAGCAAAGGCCTGCCTCCAAAACCTTGGTGAACTCTGCTATATCTATTCTCCGGTCCTTGTTCACATCGTATTTGGCAATCATCTGCTCACACTCATCCATACCTACACCTTCCCCTAATCCTAGACTCCGGAGCACTCGCTCCAAATCCGACGCGTCGATGTACCCGTCATTGTtgtgatcaaacaccaagaatGCCTGCCATACCTCCTGCAAGCTGGGCTCATCCTCATCGAAAATCTGAGCAATAGAGTCATTGCCAATGCACTTGCAGACCATACTGTTTTCTTGATCAAAATCCAGCCTTATGTTTGTCATCATGGTGTTTATATCTTCATGTTCCAGCTCCATGTCATCGTCCTTACTCATATTCCTTGTCTTGATTACTTCTCTTTTGGCAAGAACCGATTCCGGTGCCGCCTTTCCGGCGGGACTACAGTTGCAGGATTGGCATGAGCTGGGGAGGAACATATTGAACATTGAGATGCACCATGTGAGgaactggaggaagaagatgatacCACACGGTTCCTGCAAAAAGGGTTCCAAATATTGGCTTGTTGCAGTGGCTGCTGACTTCTCCATTGATGTCGCTTCGTAAGCTTCTGAGCTTAAGATGTTTGTTGaaagttgttgttgttgttatggTGAGACTAAGCTGCTgtcagaaaaaaaatgaagttaGTAAATTCAATGAGAGAAGGGAGATGTTGCGACGGAGGTTATATAGGAAAGATGTTGTTGTCATCTTGTTGGCTGTTTCAGCAGAATTAATCTGAAACATCGAAGCAGATGACAAGATGTTTCCTCTCTGAAAAATACGTGTTGAAGGATAGCA
The genomic region above belongs to Panicum virgatum strain AP13 chromosome 8N, P.virgatum_v5, whole genome shotgun sequence and contains:
- the LOC120685096 gene encoding probable calcium-binding protein CML46; the encoded protein is MELEHEDINTMMTNIRLDFDQENSMVCKCIGNDSIAQIFDEDEPSLQEVWQAFLVFDHNNDGYIDASDLERVLRSLGLGEGVGMDECEQMIAKYDVNKDRRIDIAEFTKVLEAGLC